Part of the Sorghum bicolor cultivar BTx623 chromosome 1, Sorghum_bicolor_NCBIv3, whole genome shotgun sequence genome, GCATCGTGCAGCACCACCCACAGGAGCATGAACACCACCTCCACCGACACCAGCGACGCCACGGGCACCTTGAACCGCCCGCCCAGCCGCGTGTCCATGGCCATCCCCTGCTGGATGAAGGTGGTGGTCATCTGCCCCAGCGACGCCGCGTACAGCACGCACGTCACCCAGATCGGCAGCATCCGCACCAGGATCTTGACGCCCTCCACCTCGCTCACCGTGCACAGGGACCATTCGCCCTCCTGCTCCGCCTTGACGACGATCGCGGCAGCCTTGTCAAGGCACCGCAGGCCCTTTGTGCGCGACAGCCGATGCTGCTCGCcgttgccgtcgtcgtcgtcttcgtgCAGCAGCACCGCAGCGCCGTCGTCGCGTTCCATCCTGACGTTGCGCTTCCTGACGGCGGCGACGAGCACCCTGATGATGTCCTTGAGCGGGCTGCCCGTGGGCATCTGCACCCTGTAGCAGGGCGTGCCCGCCACGAAGGCGAGCGCGGCCACGAAGAAGCAGCCCGTGCCGATGCCGAAGCCGAGCGCCCACGACACGTTCTGCTCCAGCCACGACACGAGCGTGCCGGCGACGAAGATGCCCAGGTTGATAGCGGCGAAGAACCAGCTGAAGAAGGCCTGCTTCCGCTCCGGCCGTTGGGCGTCGTCGTCGTACTGCTCGGCCCCGAAGGGGAGCAGCGCGGACTTGACCCCTCCCGTGCCGACGGAGGTGAGGTAGAGCGCGGCGAAGAAGACGGAGAACTGCGTCTTGGTCGCCGGCGCGCACGGCTGCCCCACCTGGCACGCCGTGGCGGGCCGCAGCGACGGGATCGCGGCGGACACGGTGAGGAGCACCAGGCCCTGCCATTCGGCAACAATTCGTCGCATTCAGACATACATTCGTCAGTGTTTCAGTGAGTGTCAGGCAGGCATTCGATCCTGAACCGCACACAATAAATTACTTGTCCACCCACTCCACTCACACTCACCACGAGGTAGAAGACGATGGAGGCGAGGATGGTCCTGTACTTGCCCCAGTAGCTGTCGGCGAGGAAAGCGCCGATGACGGGGACGACGAAGGTGGTGCCGTTCCAGGTGTCGACGTGGGCGGCGTTGAAGGCGGTGCTGCCGTGCAGCACCGTGGCCAGGTACACCACCAGGTTGAGCGCCACGCCCGAGAAGGCGATGCTCTCCAGCAGCTCGAAGACTGGATGGAATCGCAGGAGgggtaaaaaaaaagaaatttcaTCAACAGCTCCACTCCGGAATCGAAGGCGCCATGGATCGGGATCAGGTTCCTTACCTAGGACGATTACCGGGCCCTTCCAGGTGAAGCGCTTCGTCGCCGCCCCTGACACGTCGCCGCCGGATTCCATGGACGAAACCGCCTCCTGCTGCCGCTGGTGGCGGCCATTGGAGCCGCCAGTGGGAGGGGGAGACATGCCGCTCTGCGGGGACAAGAACAAGAATGGGGAAGGATTGTCTCAGGCTCACAGGCTGGCTCTGCTCCTAGCTAgtactagtagaaactagaaactGATGACGAGATGCAATGGTGGCCACAGACGCGACACGCACGGCACGGACTGATGACGACCAGATCGCCGCTGGCTGCGGCAGTCAATGAGGAGGAATTCGGATCGTGGATGGATGATCCCGATTCTTCATCTTTGTTTAAATATAGTAGGCAGCTCAGCAACGAGGAGTCAAAGGAAGGAAGTGTAGGGATCGGATAGCGTGCGGCGCGTCATCGTCGCCGTCTCGATCGCTTCCTCCCTCTTGCCTTGCGTGATCTCAATCTCATCTCATCAGGGACGGAGCAGCGTGAGTGAGAGACAGCGCACGCACGCTCCTATGGAGCGCATGAAATTGGAAGCCTGTCAGCCAGCGGCGCGTTTCCCTCGCGTCTACTCTCATCTGCCAACCACCGTCCAGCTAGGCGCCATCAGATGGATCCAACCAGGCGTGCGTGCAAGGACTGGTGGCAATAATCAAGGCAACAAATTAACCAACCAAGGCAACTAGTAACTCTGACTggatgggggggggggggggggcatcaAATTATCCAACCAAGGCAACTAGTAACTGGATCGGCCATCAATCAATTTGCCAGAGTAGAACAGCGGAAGAGAATGGTATTGGCATGAGTAGTCAGTCAGTACCTGCGTCTCCGGAAGCAGGGGGCCGCCGACTCCTGTCTCGGCCGCACCCGCGCCCACACGGCTCCTCCTGCCGCCACCGCTGCCGCCGCCCATTTTGGACTGAAATGGTGGTAGTAGTTGTGAGAGCCCAGCAGCCCCGCTACAGCAGCGCACACACGCGGCAGACGGATGCGGCGCGACCTCTCTTTTATACAAATCTTGGAGACGCGTCGACGTCAGAGGGTCAGCTTCCCTCTCTCCTCGGCTATCCTATCCCCAGTTCCCCCACCAGGCTCCCTTACAAGTGACTCAAGGCCTCAAGGTGAGGGGGCAAGATGGTTCATCagctgaaagaaaaaaaaacgcaaaaaaaaaaaagaaaagaaaatgaaagATGAACAAGTGACCGTCCATCTATCGTCCGCTCCATCTCCTCCTTTGCAAGCAGGGTACATCTCCTTTGCAAGCAGAGTAGTAGCTAGGTACAGCGCAACCAACGGCAGTTGAAGCTCGTGTCCCTCTCAGAAACAAAAGTGTCTGTGTATACGGGAAGGAAATGAAAAATGGAAACTACATATTGAAAACTGCAGCAtggagtaaggccttgtttacttccacctaaaaacccaaaatttttcaagattctccatcacatcgaatgtttagacgcatgtatggagtattaaatatagacgaaaattaaaactaattgcacagtttagtcgaaatttacaagacaaatctttagagcctagttagtccactgttgaataataattaccacaaacaaacgaaagtgctacggtgtcgtgaaattttttttgttcgggaactaaacaagtcctaagaCTGCAGATGAGATCCTCTGACAGCAGACAGCCCGCGCTTCTTTGAATATCAATCACTGACGCCGGAAAGGCAGGCAGAACACATTCAGTTGAGCACTACTAGTACAAGACTGCAGCAATCTCTCTCGTCAGCAGCTCGCAAGAGAAAACCGGCTCGCTCTATCATCTGAAACTGTGGCCGGCAGCTCGCAAAAATAATCAGCAAGTGCCGAACGACCTCACGTTGTCAGTCACATGTCCTGTTGCGGTTGCTTAGCGCAACCACCTTTGTCACTTCCGGCGATGACAACTGCTGCCTGGCCTACTACTCCTGCTCGATCCCTTCTCGAAAGGGATTAAAGAAAGATCCGAGCCTTCGGTTGCTTAAACGAATCCGGGTGTGGGGTATCAATGCCTGCAAATGCAGGTGACAGGCAGGCACATCATGTGACTCCAATTGAACTCGCGAATACACTGCACACCAGTGGTAGTTATCTACTACAAACACACTCTTACAACCAGCCATCTACTGTGAAGTGGCGGCCACCAAGTCAATGCTGACCACAGAACTGTGTGCAGCTCCTCAGGTCAACTGGAATCCAATCGCCCCAACTTGCCTCGGGCGCGCACGGTGTTTGCGCAAAACAAAGGCTCAGTCAGCTGCAAGCCTGCAACTTGTGCACAAACAATGCCTAAGCTAAGCTCTTTCGTTGAAGATGAAGCAACAGCAGGGGAAAAAAACCACTTGCCCAAAAAGTTCAGCTCATTGAACTAATGAAAAGATAGATGAACACCAGTACACCGTGCACTaatggccttgttcagtttgaatttttttttggatttcgacaccgtagcactctcgtttttatttgacaaacattatccaatcatggagtaactaagcttaaataattcgtcttgcgattgacagataaactgtataattagtttttgttttcatgtatatttaatgcatcatacatgtgccgcaagattcgacgtgacagaaaatattgaaaattttttggaactaaacaaagcctaaagcaACAAATAAAGTAATGCTCACTCCTTTTCTATCAGTCAGGGGACATGAGATATCAATCTCAACTGCCCAGTTCCATCAAATTATGAGACAGAGCAAAAGGAAGTTGCAATGTTACATCAGGCAAAGAAACACCCAATCACCAGGTACCAACACAACATCCCAATCTGCATATGCATACAAATTATCTTCCTTTTCCCATGgtaaatatttataaaaatcGTAAATCATAAGACAAGACAGTAAGATGAATCATCCTGGTAGGCTAGTACAGAGGACCATACATTCAAATGAACAGCAGAAATCTTTGGTTCCAGAGTAGCGTACACTGCAAAACACAGTAGGATGGATACATGCA contains:
- the LOC8086280 gene encoding protein NRT1/ PTR FAMILY 8.3 isoform X1, whose protein sequence is MGGGSGGGRRSRVGAGAAETGVGGPLLPETQSGMSPPPTGGSNGRHQRQQEAVSSMESGGDVSGAATKRFTWKGPVIVLVFELLESIAFSGVALNLVVYLATVLHGSTAFNAAHVDTWNGTTFVVPVIGAFLADSYWGKYRTILASIVFYLVGLVLLTVSAAIPSLRPATACQVGQPCAPATKTQFSVFFAALYLTSVGTGGVKSALLPFGAEQYDDDAQRPERKQAFFSWFFAAINLGIFVAGTLVSWLEQNVSWALGFGIGTGCFFVAALAFVAGTPCYRVQMPTGSPLKDIIRVLVAAVRKRNVRMERDDGAAVLLHEDDDDGNGEQHRLSRTKGLRCLDKAAAIVVKAEQEGEWSLCTVSEVEGVKILVRMLPIWVTCVLYAASLGQMTTTFIQQGMAMDTRLGGRFKVPVASLVSVEVVFMLLWVVLHDAAIIPAARRLTGRPGGLTQLQRMGVGRFLVVLALGTAALVERRRLRGIHGGSGTMSIAWQVPQFVLVAGSDVFCGIAQLEFFYGEAPAAMRSICSAFSFLALSLGFYVNSLVVTLVAAVTKRPGWLAPDLNAGHLDYYFWLWTIISVANLLLYMVLAARYTPKQVAAAVEPMRSSSSDE
- the LOC8086280 gene encoding protein NRT1/ PTR FAMILY 8.3 isoform X2; translation: MSPPPTGGSNGRHQRQQEAVSSMESGGDVSGAATKRFTWKGPVIVLVFELLESIAFSGVALNLVVYLATVLHGSTAFNAAHVDTWNGTTFVVPVIGAFLADSYWGKYRTILASIVFYLVGLVLLTVSAAIPSLRPATACQVGQPCAPATKTQFSVFFAALYLTSVGTGGVKSALLPFGAEQYDDDAQRPERKQAFFSWFFAAINLGIFVAGTLVSWLEQNVSWALGFGIGTGCFFVAALAFVAGTPCYRVQMPTGSPLKDIIRVLVAAVRKRNVRMERDDGAAVLLHEDDDDGNGEQHRLSRTKGLRCLDKAAAIVVKAEQEGEWSLCTVSEVEGVKILVRMLPIWVTCVLYAASLGQMTTTFIQQGMAMDTRLGGRFKVPVASLVSVEVVFMLLWVVLHDAAIIPAARRLTGRPGGLTQLQRMGVGRFLVVLALGTAALVERRRLRGIHGGSGTMSIAWQVPQFVLVAGSDVFCGIAQLEFFYGEAPAAMRSICSAFSFLALSLGFYVNSLVVTLVAAVTKRPGWLAPDLNAGHLDYYFWLWTIISVANLLLYMVLAARYTPKQVAAAVEPMRSSSSDE